AATATTGGATTTAAGAGGTTCCTCTTCAGCCCTCAGTCTTTCAAACCCAATCATCTTGATATAAATTGGTGTAAAATATTacgtaaattaaaataaaattttaattatatgagaatatacataaaGGAGAGGAATATTTTTTAAGAGGGATTGAGATTTACTCTGAATCTCTGTGTCTAAAGTATATAGGCCGAGAAATTTAGACCACTTAATTTCAATTTTACGATCTTAATTAGCTTATTCTATTTACTCATttcacaaaaactcaaaaagttCAACGTCTCAtaatgttttctttctttcttgaaCCGCGGAGACCTCTCAGTTGATCTTTCATTCACAAGGATTCGAAGTTGATCTTTCATTCTTTGCAAGAGGACCACTAAAACAATTTTCCTGATTTTTTATATTGCATACGCGTGTGTCTGACTGGACACCTTGTCGTGGCACTTCGTTATCCATTATTAACGTACCACGGCTCTTTTGACTTTATTCGCTCTTGCACTTTATAAAAGGAAACTTCAGGATCGGTCGTTGCAACTCATGCCAACGGTCGCAAGATTCAATCCCACATATACGTGACGTAGGAATTAGTCAGTCGTCACCTACCTTGGACGCGTGCCAAAAACCCTAAGGTTTGCTGGCAACACAGATAGCACATCTCATGCATGGGCCTGGCCGCAGAGTGACCATCCAACTGTTGCTAAATAattaatcttttattttatttttggtcgGTTTCTGTTAGTTGATATATGGATAACAGGATTAATTACTTCACTGATTGGCAAATAGATTTTATTAACCgaccaaaaatataaataattcaGGGAGTTAAAGAAGTCCcatgaaaaagaacaaaaagaaaacttgTAAAACAAGATTATTATTCGTGTCCCCCTACCTACTCCACTCAAACTTCTTGGCACCAATTCTTACCTACTCGACCCATAAAGGGGCAAAAGCATTCTTACCTACTTGTTAGCTCCACCTACTCGATCGTTCGAGCAGGTTTTAGTAGGTTCTTTTGGGGGGATGCCTAGGCTAGGGTTTACTCGGACGCTAAGGGTAAATGAAAATATATATGCAGCAACAATTAAAATTGTGTTAGGAATGTGCAAGAGGGCAACACAATCATGCTGTTAAAATGACAGTACTTTAAACTTATCATGCATCATCATGTGTTTTTTAATGTTATTATCATCTTGTTCTGTCAtcatgtgttttaatttttccaTACAAGTTTGCTTGCATTCAATTCTAATGTTTGGCGACGAAAATGGAACAAAATATGTTTATAGTTACACTTTTTTCTGTCAACAATATTGTTTAGTTCAATGTTATGACAAACCACGAAGTAAAGGGAAGCAACCTCTCGATATAATCTCCAAAATTGATTGAATCTcatgaagaagttgaggttttcccataaaattaattggtaatatggTGAGTAATCTATTgactacttataagcacatgaaaAGCCCATCATTTCCCTGATGTGGGATTGACTCTCAACAATTTGATGTAAGGCCAAGTTATTTAGAATAAAATGAATAGGATGGTGCTATTCACGCACCTATTTTTACATTCACACACTTCTTGTTTAATTTTGTCTGTTgatcatctttattttattcaatccaataataaaaaaatttaaaaaaatatgtaaagtaaaaaaaaatgtaaatatcaCCATCGAACTGAATATTCCAGATTCCACTTTGAGTAACAATAAACCTAACATGGGCACGACCCGACTTATATTCCAGATTCCACTTTGAGTAAACCCAAACCTATAACATGGCCCTAACATGGGCAAGATTAACAGCAACCTGTATTCATACTCAAACCTAGCTATTTCGTCAAACCGACATATTCAAACTTATTAATTGTTACAACGGTCTTCATTTggataacgttttatagtttcaCTTTCAGCCTCCAAATATTTGGATAATCCAATTGGAAAATTCCTGCTAGTCTTGGGCAAACCGATGCACCGTCCAAGACGGCATGTGGTAGAAGCTTCTCTCCGCCAAGTGTGGAATGGACTAAGTGAATTGTGGATAACGCTAGAACTCAGGCGAAATTCAGTGTCAAACATGTGGGGGGTTTCTTCTTTGATCTAACTAAACCTAGTCATAGAAAGAGGTGTAatgacaatatttttttttttttttacaaacgatattatttacaaatggaggtgggcttagcctcataatgagctagcaataatgtggttcaaattcgtctttggtgaGAAATGAACTAAAGAcattttacttacaagtgaGAAGAACACTCTAGACTGTAATATTAAGtggtttattttttagtttatacAAGATCTTTAGAGAAGGGGAATTGAAAACACATGAGTTCAATTACGAATAGATGTTTTAATCACTCGAATTACAAGACATCGATTATACTTTGAGCCGATTTTGGTTAGATCTGATGATGATTTTCAACACCTCTTTAGCTCCAAGACGGCATGTGGTAGAAGCTTCTCTCCGCCAAGTGTGGAATGGACTAAGTAAATTGTGGATAACGCTAGGACTCAGGCGAAATTcaatgtcaaacatgtttttttttttttttttttttgggggggggttCTTCTTTGATCTAAACCTGGTCATACTACGTAAATTGTGGATAACGCTAGGACTCAGGCAAAATTCagtgtcaaacatgtttttttttttttttgggggggggggggctttctTCTTCGATCTAAACCTAGTCATAGAAAGAGGTATAATGacaatattattttttagtttttttttttttgacaaatgatattatttatagatgggggtgggcttagtctcacaatgagctagcaataatgtggttcaaattcgcctttggcaagAAACGAAACAaagacctctcatttataagtgagaggaacACTACcagattgtagtactaagtgacttatttttttagtttatacAAGATCTTTAGAGAAGGGGGGTTGAAAGAATATGAGTTCAATTATGAATAGATGTTTTAATCACTCGAGTTACGAGACATCGCTTATACTTTAAGCCGATTTTGGCTAGATCTAATGTTGATTTTCAACAACTCTTTAGTGAACTTTTTTAAGATGAATTTTTCAGTTCTGGGAACATGGCTCGGTACACCAAgtgtaataataatataattggttgaaaacttgaagaaaaaaaaattcaagcaatTGTACCATTACTTGATGTACTTAACCGTGTCCTCTGCACttgaaaaatcttttttttttttagtcgaCACTTTGGTAGCCTTGCTAATTTAAGCTTTTCAGTGAATCTGGATTGTAGGTTTCAACCCCCAACCCAATATATCCTTGGTAGTCTTCTTGGTGAcattagagcaattccaccggGAAAAAAATGTCCCAGCCCTCAGTCCAAAAAACAAGCTAGCCCTCAGTCCATTTGCTCCAGCCTGTGGAGttgcctggcacccagcccagcACGTTTTGGACTGACCAAGAAGCTGGCCTGTTTCTCAGGCGCGTGCAACACAAGCGCGCAAGGCGCGAGTGGGTTTCAGGCTTTCCTGAAAATGTGTCAGCCCACTTGGGCTCAGCGACGTGGCGTTAtgatagccgttggatttccaacggctagtttttctagaccgttggatttccaacggtaaaaaaaatttaaattttacttttaaaatagaccgtctgatcacagatcaacggtctacgttaattaactaaattaaaatttattaaaaaatacagaaaattttaaaaattttatttattttttctataaatacctaactctcatcttccaccttacaccacatttcaatattttctacactttctaccaaagctttcatatactttttgtgtgaaaaaaaaaataccaaaaagcttatggttgaagaataaagtgtatttgatgagtttatgtaatttcattttagtgtgtttttttttatagtttatttgatgagtatgtaattttattttagtgtgtattttttttaagtttatttgaaattttatctgaaattggttaaaaatcttatccaaaataaacttaaaaaaaaaacaccaaataaatgcactgggtgccagcgcatttttttaggggtggagatgccttggcctattactgttcacttgagtggataaatgcgctgggtgctgacgcaaagtccttaggggtggaattgctcttaagGGGCTGTCTTGGCCTAGAACAATGGCCAACTTTTTGTTAAGACTTCTTTCGGATATGTGTGGAAAACAGTTGTGCTCAGAAACCCTTatcaaataattttaaaaagagtaatgctaggaagactaaatttagAAACTAAATTTTGGAAATTAAAGAACATGtaagttgattattggtttaTTACAACGTTGATAGACATGCTTATTTTTATttgtgacatatcatttagtttgtaaatttaatctctaaatttaatttctctaatattattctttttaaaaacgtaacaaaattaaagcactttgagaaaaagaaaaaaaaaattcttgaagaaacaCATGGTAAGAAAAGCACTCGGAATGACTCCTCCTCAGGAAACATTCAAGCAATGTCcgctttaaacaataatttattattttctgtaaggaagaggtattcatcaattcccCCCCTCAACTTGTGactattggccaatttcccccctcaactttaattttggccaatttcccccctcaactctcataattagtcaatttcccccctcaactttaatttggccaattccccccctcaactctcataattagtcattTTGCACCCtactattaattttttaatttgatcataattaaacaagtgtgtgtaagaaactaaataagatgtatgtgtagacatcgaaatttcggtaaataaatgttgaccgataaatcaaagtggcaacgctcatgtattacataaattttacacgtaacgtgtgactcaacgaaaattgaaatgagttggaaaagtcatcaaataggacacatgtcaacacctgtcagaaacgacttatttcatctgggatattatattcaaaattaggccttggaaaattctataaatacaagcccatttcattcatttaggggGGAGGGACCAAAATCATTAAgcaagctctgaagctctgaaactccgaagctttgaaactccgaagctctcaagcatccaggttcccgaagaatcaagaaagctctcttcgttctttgttcttcgttcatcttaaagatcaagccccaacggccctttggatcaacaatcatccaccaattcaagatcaagccccgacgacccttgaataaagtgttcttcgttcttcgttcttcgttcatcgttcatcctcaagatcaagccccgacgacccttgaagaaagtgttcttcgttcttcgttcatcattcttccaagatcaagccccgacgacccttggatcaacagcatcaacaaatccacacatccaaccgttcttcaagatcaagcccaaaagtccttgaagatccgttcatcactgtttcttcaagatcaagcccaaaagcccttgaagatctgttcatcaccgttattcaagatcaagccttaacggcccttgaagaaacattcatcctcaagatcaagccccaacggctccttgaagatccgctcaaatccaccttcaaagatcaagcccacagccccttgaagaaacaaacaactgttcatcccaagatcaagcctcgacggcccttggatcaacgaaacatccacaaatcaacgccttatggagatcgaatcagatgatcaagttatagagagattgtaacccaaaatcatcaaatacaaatatttgtttgtgcacgttgttcttgtctctttcgtttcaggaattttccgtgttcacagtatgttaatcattttcctatatctttatcctattacaaatagattaaaatttagaattttacaatttatcatagatagtattattagtcataataaatcagtgtggagtaattttatttgattttttactatacaaaatttataacgaaaaggattgatgtgtacatttttgtatgtgaatacaattttctttataaaagtgaAAGTTAAGTTCCAGTAAATTGCAGAGAATCGAGCTTTAATGCAAAAATGGCTagtcaattcataattttcgaCTCCTTATTAAGAATAACCTATTTTATCGAAATAGGTCTGATCCATGAGTTTAGGATTATTATGTCTTTTTgttattatttcttcttctacatgctttaaacccgattcataactttttcttataatcaacccatatcacatactaattgtattatgtttttgtacattttaccgTATATTATGCAAGTgagtttatattaattttagtactttgttggaagttattagaaagattgaaaaaaaaaaaaagaatagatggaaaattaaaaaaaaaaataacagtaggatgcaaattgactaattatgagagttgagggggaaaattggccaaattaaagttgaggggggaaattgactaattatgagagttgagggggggaattggccaaaattaaagttgatgggggaaattggccaataatcaaataattttaaaaagagtaatgctagaaagactaaatttagaaactaaattttggaaattaaagaacatgtaagttgatgattggtttattacaaCGTTGATAGACGTGCTTATTTTTATttgtgacatatcatttagtttgtaaatttaatctctaaatttaatttctctaatattattctttttaaaaacgtaacaaaattaaagcactttgagaaaaagaaaaaaaaaattcttgaagaaacaCATGGTAAGAAAAGCACTCGGAATGACTCCTCCTCAGGAAACATCCAAGAAATGTCcgctttaaacaataatttattattttctgtAAGGAATTAGATAGTGTTTCAGGTTTGGCTTATCCAAATTTTATATAGGTGTACAAACCAACTTGACCAAATCTGACTATCAAGACTTCTATAAATACCACACCCTAGCCAAAGCTTGTTCCATCATAAAACACAAGTACTCTTTGTCTTTGAAACACAAAACACAGAGAAAGCAAGACAATTCAGAAAAAAACAGAACCAGTATAAAAAACATTATGGGTAAGGGAGGGCAATTGATTAACGAAGTGGGTAAGGAAGCCAAACCTATTAAGCAAGAAAACATGGCTGCTTGGCTTGTTGATGTCAACACCATCAGGATCCTACCTTTCCAGCTCCCCAGTATCGGTATTTACCTCTCTCCCTTCTTTTAATTCCATGGTTATTTctttcagtttttagttttcatcgTTTATATCGTTGCTCACGTATAGCTCCCTGTTTTCTtgggattttttaattttaggacCCAATGATGTTCGGATTCGGATTAAGGCTGTCGGCATTTGTGGAAGCGATGTTCACTACCTCAAGACAATGAAATGTGCGGATTTTGAGGTTAAGGAGCCAATGGTGATCGGACATGAATGTGCTGGGATCGTAGAAAAAGTTGGCAGCGAGGTGAAGCATCTGGTGCCCGGTGACCGCGTCGCGGTAGAACCTGGTATCAGCTGCTCACGGTGCCAGCAGTGCAGAGGAGGCCGCTACAATCTGTGCCCGGACATGAAGTTTTTCGCCACCCCACCGGTTCATGGTTCCTTGGCTAATCAGGTATTAATAGatacaattaaaaaatttcGACTTTCTTAAGCTTTGTGCCATATGAATTCTATAGGATTACGACCATCtaataaccatttcgttttaaCAGATTGTGCATCCTGCGGATCTATGTTTTAAGCTGCCGGAGAACGTGAGCTTGGAGGAAGGGGCAATGTGCGAGCCCTTAAGTGTTGGGGTTCACGCTTGTCGTCGAGCCAATGTTGGTCCCGAAACAACTGTTCTGGTCATCGGAGCAGGGCCCATTGGTCTGGTTTCTGTTTTGGCCGCTCGTGCTTTTGGGGCACCAAGAATTGTCATTGTGGATATGGATGACCAGCGTCTAGCTATGGCAAAGTCTCTCGGCGCTGATGAAACCGTGAAAGTTTCGACAAAAATGGAGGACTTAGATGATGAAGTTGACAAGATTAAAAAGGCCATGAATTCCGAAGTGGATGTGACCTTCGATTGTGTTGGTTTCAATAAAACCATGTCGACGGGTCTCAACGCCACTCGCCCCGGCGGTAAAGTCTGCCTTGTCGGAATGGGACACGGCATGATGACTGTCCCTCTAACTCCAGCTGCTGCTAGGTATAAATTGTTTTCATTTCGTATAATTTCTCTTATAAGAATCGACCCCTAGCTGATCGTACATTAACAAATTATGTGATCttatttgattaattattttgttgtgtTTGAACACAGGGAAGTTGATGTGGTTGGAGTTTTCCGGTACAAGAACACATGGCCACTTTGCCTCGATTTCTTGAGAACTGGGAAGATCGACGTGAAGCCGCTTATTACTCACCGGTTTGGATTCACCGAAAAGGAGGTGGAAGAAGCCTTTGCGACCAGTGCTCGTGGGGGTAACGCCATCAAAGTCATGTTTAATCTATAGAAATTAGCTATAAGTTACTAAATTTCTGATTCTTTGAGAGGACAAGTTGTGATGGTTCGGAAAGTTGGATGTACAGagttgaaatattttttatttgccaTTATTTCCTTCAAGATATATGAACTATGTAATGTTACATTATGCCGAAAGGTTATTCAATCATTataagacattttttttttctccaaaagCTGTGTTTATTTAACATGAGGTTTAATAGTTCAAATCACACCATTTAAGATGGAAGCCTTCAGactcgtttggaagtgcttttaaaataattgaaagcatttttttgatgaaattgattttagattccaaaagtactttaagtgctttttgaaAGAAGCATTAGATATGTGCTTCTTGCAGGAAGTACTAAAAGTATTTTTTCGTGATTCACTTAGATTTTTACTAAGGCTTGATTTCAAAAACTTTTTCACTAAAAGAGCTTTcactcattttaaaaacactttcaaatgagCTTTTAATTGCTTCATTCGCAAGTaactatttttctttctctttttcaccacaaggcattttttttttcaccctaaAGTTATAAAGCCTAATATTCTTGTCTTAGTAAAAGCCAGATATCAAGAGGTGTTTTAATAGaatctttctttttattcaatTGATTTTAGGgaatttaacgaaaagctcccggtgctgttcattttaacgaaaaaccatattttatactaaaaattcaatcatgttactattcactttaccttttattttatctttatcgttaaaactcaaaattttcaaatcattttcattaatttatcTTTGATTTTATTAACATTTTGTAATATTAAACTCAATGGGACGTGTGGCACTGTTCATAATCACAGTGTGTTTCCTGTTTTGGCCCTGTTAAGTTTGTTTTATTACATTTTTGCCACTGATAAAAATGCCCCGCCCTGATCACGTTTCTCCATGACTTCTTCCGTTCGACTTGGATTCGAAAAAAAGCTTCTGCTCCAAATTTCAGGAGTGAATTCCCTCaccaaatttcaaaagccaaTTAGCTCCTGATCGTTCCAATTGAACTTCCTTTCCTTCAGTTGTTCCCATCAACATCATCTCCCTGGAACCTACGAGCTTAGTTGGGATTCCAGTTTTCCGATGATGATCGACGATCCCGGCAACGCCCGCCATCGAGGTTGGTCTGAAACGATTCCTCATCACCTATGGTACCTTCTATACCTATTGCATGTCAAAATCTACTtcaaatttgtgatttaatATAATTAGGTTTTAGTAAATTATTCAGGATTTTGTAAAATTTTAcgtttaaaattctaattagtTTGTTAGGGATTGTTGAGGGATGTTTAAGCCcagtttgttttttattttcaaccGATATAATGAACTTGCACTACGTCATTGCCTCTTCTCTGTATGTATTTTCCAGTACACCTAATTACAAATTAAGTATTTAAATTATGGTGTGCATTTGAGAAGTGATTTGGATTTAGTTTGAAATGATCGGTTTGCATTATTTTAGATTTGAAGGCCATTGCTCTATCATCCGTGTATATTTTTCCATAATGAATGACTTATGTATCAAGCACTATTGACAATGGAATCATAGAAAACTCAACATGAGCCATTCCAGCCGCCACTTCATGTCGAAAGAAGAACGAGCAAGCCACTTTCTTGGAGGATTTGAAGGATCACATTAATGATCTTGTCAATGCATCTAAGGATGAACACAAAACTTGCTTCAAGAACACCATGCAGAAGGTTTGTTCCTCCTTCACATTTAATGCTAATACAGCCTGTCCATAAGTGTTTTCATTGTTCAATCGGTTTGCTTCTGACTCTAATTGGGTAATTGTGCATTCGTTTTTAGTTGTTTGGAATGTCAAAGATTGTTGTTGAGAGGAGCCATGACACCACGAAAGTTTAGGGTACTCTTCCCCTTCAAGCCACAGTACAAAATAGAACATCTTCTTTTATGTTTTGTAGGCAGATACATCTTGAGAACCAAACTTCGCTTTCTGGCTTTAACCAATTAGATTCTGGtgatgtatatttttttttaaatattggcaCCTGCACTTCCAATTTCTATTATGGTCGTTCTTAGTATGTAGTATGTACCACGTCACCGTCAAATTTGATGGGTGAGATCTACCCAAAGAAACTCTATTGTTTCTTGAATTAATATACATGGCTATGCTCTCTACAAATTGATTGGCCTGGCTATATGGATGTATGcgaataaattattattaatttgcCTCTATACTCTGATGCAACTGATATTATTGTATTACCATGCCTCTTCCTCTCAGTCTGTCACCCATTTGTTTGATTGAGCTTTGGTGTCCAGCTGGCTTAATTAACTGTAACTGATTACCTGAAACACAATTTTGCACTTTCTCTTTGTTCTTTCTGTTTAATTAATTGACCAAAATGTAACTGAACTATCTTGGTTATCGTCGATACTTCATTAGGCTGTGGCAGTAAGTGAGCAAAGGGCTCTTCCAAGTCCCCTCACAACGTTCTTCTGCTATAGGTCTTAGACAGTAATGTTGACCTACAGATCAAAGACAACTTCTTTTAGCAACCATTAATTCATTCTGCTATATGTCAGCAAACAAAGTGTTATGGAAACCGCGAGCTAAGAAATTGGATCCAAATTTAAATCTTGTTCTTCTCTCGGTTGCTAGAGTCCCCACTACTTCATAGCATTCCTATAATTTCACCTTTGCCACCCTTACTGGCTCCTATAATTTCACCATGCCACCACCGCAGAAGTTCTCTCAGCCACGATTTAAATCGCTCCGAGGACTCTGATCCAGATTACAACATCATGCACTACCACAACACCATGGCACTATACAACAACAACGACGCTTGGATGTGCAAGATGTTCCCATCCACCTTGAAAGTTCCCACAATGAGGTGGTTCTCGTAATCACCATCTAGATTCATCGAATGCTTTGAAAGCATAGTTGACCCTTTCACAAACACATAGTCGGTGTACCGCGATGTGCGCTAACGTCAAAGCCATGTTTAGGATGACCCCTCAGTCAAAAGACAAAAATCCTTAAGACTTATCTGAAACGCTTCTGCGTAGAACTGGCGGAAGTAGAGAAGCCGGATAACAGATTGGCCACTACGGCATTCAAACAAGGACTCTATGTTTACTCTCCCTCAAATTGATG
This region of Malus domestica chromosome 07, GDT2T_hap1 genomic DNA includes:
- the LOC103439714 gene encoding sorbitol dehydrogenase-like; this encodes MGKGGQLINEVGKEAKPIKQENMAAWLVDVNTIRILPFQLPSIGPNDVRIRIKAVGICGSDVHYLKTMKCADFEVKEPMVIGHECAGIVEKVGSEVKHLVPGDRVAVEPGISCSRCQQCRGGRYNLCPDMKFFATPPVHGSLANQIVHPADLCFKLPENVSLEEGAMCEPLSVGVHACRRANVGPETTVLVIGAGPIGLVSVLAARAFGAPRIVIVDMDDQRLAMAKSLGADETVKVSTKMEDLDDEVDKIKKAMNSEVDVTFDCVGFNKTMSTGLNATRPGGKVCLVGMGHGMMTVPLTPAAAREVDVVGVFRYKNTWPLCLDFLRTGKIDVKPLITHRFGFTEKEVEEAFATSARGGNAIKVMFNL